CACGGCCGGCTTGCCGCGCAGGTTGCCGGTGGCCTGCACCTCGGCCATGCCGGCACGCACGCGGGCACTCTGCGCCGCCAGGTCTCCGGTCAGCGCCGCGCCCGTTACGGCGTCGATGCCCGTCGCCAGCGAACGCAGGCACAGGAAGCCGTCGAGCGCCTGGTCTTCGATCCCGGTCGATGGCGACACACCCAGGTTGTACAGCCTGGCGCCACCTGCCGAGTTTTCATAGATGGGCGTGCCCAGGATGCCGTTCTGGGTGGCGAAGCTCGACGCCTTGGCCGCGGCCGTGAACGGCACCGGTGCACCGGTGGCGTCGGCCGTACCCCAGCTGAACCCGCAAACATTGTCGGTCGCCGAGAACTTGCCGTAAGCGTTCACGTACGTCACGGCGACGAGGATGTTCGTCAGCGCGTGGGCTCCCTGCAGCGGTTCGGCGTCCGCCGTCCATCCGTACGCCTTCAGGCGGGCTCGCGCGTCTGCCTGGCGCGATGCCAGGTCGTTGCCGCTCAACAGCCCTTTCTGTACCAGCGATGCGCAGCGCCCGGCCCCGCCGGCGATGCACGGCTGGTACAGCGCCGCGTAGCTCGAGTAGTCCAGCAAGGGCTTGCCCTGCGCCGTGACGTTGGTGCCGGCCTGCCGCACCGTGTACCCGGTGGTCTTGTTCGGCTGGATCTGCGGCTCGGTGGCGGCCACGGCATCGATCAGTCCGGTCGTGTCCTGTTCGGCCGCCAGCAGCGCGGAGCCGGCGCCATTCGAGATCGACGATGCGATCGTCAGCGTATTGGCCGGCGTGAACCGGACCAGGCGATTCGTGTTGTCCTTTGCCACGACCCCGTACTTTTCGTTGAGCACATAAAACGCGAATTCAATGGCTTGCAGCGTGACCTTGCCCCAGTCCTTTTCCGGGTTCTGTTGCGAGTGCGCGTGCTTGAACGCCACGCGGCCGGGGTATTGGGTGGCGAACGCGGTGCGCTGTGCATCGGTCAGGTCCGGGGCGAAAGTGGCGTTCTTGCCGGCGGCAGTACGGGATGTCCGCACGCCGTTCTGCCCGTTGACGCTGTCATCCTCGAATGTGTACAGGCCGGTGCCGCTGCCCTTGTCCGCATAGGCGACGGCGCAGTTGTTCTTCAGGCCCCACTCCCCGGCGCTGCCGATCGCCCCGTAAATACCGCGCGAGCCGCTCGACGTACCGGTGACGATGCAGGGGTTGACGGGATCGAAGCCGTTCGGTACCTGTACCATCAGCGTCACGTTTTGCCGGCCCGAGCCGTCGTCCGTGTACGCGAGGTATTCGGTACCAGCCACCATGCCGCTGCCGTTCGTCGCCACGTTCGCCGCGTTGACGTTCGGACCGTACAGCGTGCCGTACCCGCTGTTCGCGGCGATATCGAGCACCGCCCGGTAGTTCGCGAAGATCGCGTTGCGGCGCAGTTCCCGCGCCGTGGGGTTGGCCGCATCGTTGTAGGCCGGCGGCGCCGCCGCGGCCAGCCCGCTGGCGCCCAGGCCGGCGGTCAGCAAATCGTCGGTCGTGCCATCGTAGCTGGCCGATGCGATCATGCCGAGATACGCAGGCTTCTGGTTCAGCACTTCCGGTTCGTCGTCGTCGTCGCTGCCACAGGCGCCGAGCAGCAGTGCCACGGCAAGGGCGATCGCGGTTTTCGTTGTCGTCATCTGCATGGTTGTCTCTTTCCGGGGTAGGCCCGAGTCATGACTTGTTGAATGATGCGTTACCAGGTGAAAAGTCTCCTCCACAAACAACAACGCCGGAAAAATCCGGCGTCGTATCCTTGCCTCATGCCGGCCTTTTTCTTCCCAGCGCCGCCACGATTTCGCCGATGATGCCGCGCCGGAACAGCAGCACGCAGGCCACGAAGATCAGCCCCGTGACCATGCTGACGGCTTCGCCGAGCGTATTGAACCATTCGATGCCGGTGCCGCTGGCCATTGCCGTGCCGAAGTCGCCCAGCTTGTTTTCCAGTGCGATGATGATCACGGCGCCCAGCAACGGGCCGGCCAGAGTGCCCATGCCGCCGACCAGGGTCATCAGGATCACGAGGCCGGACATCGTCCAGTGCACGTCCGTCAGCGTCTCGAAGCCCAGCACCACGGTCTTCAGCGCACCAGCCAGGCCGGCCAGCGCGGCGGACAGCACGAACGCCATCAGCTTGTACTTGTCGACGTCGTAGCCCAGCGAGATCGCACGCGGCTCGTTCTCCTTGATCGCGCGCAGCACCTGGCCGAACGGCGAGTGGACGGTCCGCACGATCAGCGCGAACGCCGCCACCACGAACGCCAGTACGACAAAGTACAGCGTGAGATCGCTCGACAGGTCGATCACGCCCAGCAGCGTGCCGCGCGGCACGCCCTGCAGGCCATCCTCGCCGCCGGTAAAGCCGGTGTAACGCAACGCGAAGAAGTACACCATCTGCGCCAGCGCCAGCGTGATCATCGAGAAGTAGATGCCGGAGCGGCGGATCGCCAGGCCGCCGATCACGAAGCCCACCAGTGCCGCCCCCACCACGCCGGCCAGGATGCCGAGCTCGACAGGCATGCCCCAGTTCTTCAGCGCATTGCCGGCCACGTAGCCGGCCGTGCCGAAGAAGGCCGCATGGCCGAACGACAGCAGGCCGGTGAATCCGAGCAGCAGGTTGAAGGCGCTGGCGAACAGCGTGAAGCACAGTAACTTCATCAGGAAGACCGGATAGCCGACAAAGGGCGCCGCCAGGGCCGCCACCAGCAGGAGTCCGTAGCCGATTTGCTTGTTCATGGATGCCCTCTCATTTCTCTTTGCCGAACAGGCCGGCGGGACGCAACAGCAGCACGATGACCATCACGAAGAACACCACCGTCGACGAGAATTCCGCATAGTAGACCCGCGTCAGGCCTTCGATCACGCCCAGGCCCAGCCCGGTGACGATCGAGCCCAGGATCGAGCCCATGCCGCCGATCACCACCACGGCGAACACGACGATGATCAGGTTCGAGCCCATCAGCGGCGAAACCTGGATGATCGGCGCCGCCAGCACGCCGGCGAAGCCGGCCAGCGCCACGCCGAAGCCGTACGTCAAGGTGACCATCAGCGGCACGTTGATGCCGAACGCTTCCACCAGCTTCGGGTTCTCGGTACCGGCACGCAGGTAGGCGCCGAGCCGGGTTTTCTCGATGACGAACCAGGTGGCGAAGCAGACGACCAGCGACGCCACCACGACCCAGCCGCGGTAGTTCGGCAGGATCATGAAGCCCAGGTCGGTAGCACCCTGCAGCAGTTCGGGGGTGTCGAACGGCTGGCCGGACACGCCATAGAACGAACGGAAAATGCCTTCCACCACCAGCGTGATGCCGAACGTCAGCAGCAGCCCGTACAGGTGATCGAGCTTGTACAGCCAGCGCAGCATCGTTTTCTCGATGACGATGCCGACGATGCCGACGATGATGGGCGCGGCGATCAGCATCGTCCAGTAACTCATGCCGAGATAGGACATGCCCATCCAGGCGAGGAAGGCGCCCATCATGTACATCGCGCCGTGCGAAAAATTGATGACGTTTAACAAGCCGAAAATGATGGCCAGGCCAAGCGACAACATCGCGTAGAAGGAGCCATTGACGAGTCCCAGCAACAGCTGGCTCATCATGGCTGGCAGGGGAACGCCGAAAATTTCCATGGACCTTGTCTCCTGGGAGAGGGTGGAACTGCGGGTGGAACTGCGGGTGGAACTGCGGTTGAAACTGCGGATCAAACTGCGGGTTGGAACCGCGTGACGACACTGCGTGGCGCTATTGCTTGATACGATATTGCTCGATAAGCGGTTGTGCTGCGAACCGGACAAATCCGGGGGCCGGGACTGTGCAACGGCGCGACAGACTGGCGCGAACCCGGCAAATCCGGGCAAGGCCAGGCATGCAAGGCTGTACCGCGGCGGACAATGCGACGCCGGCATCGTGCGCCCGCGCCATGCGACACGACCGCACGTGAGACAGCACCCGCCGGTCCGGCATGAATCCGGTGCCTGCCCGACCGATGCCGGCTACCGCCGATGCCGCCGGCATCGTGGCCGGCACTGGCCGGTACACCAGCCCGGTGCGGCGACTCGCTATCGCGCCTCGCCGTGGCGTCTCACTACCGTCTCATCGTCTCACCCGGCGTACTGCTGCAAGCCAGCACGGCGGCCGGCCCCGACTGCACGCCACGCCGACACCCGCCTGGTTCAGGCCCCGATGCGCCGCATTACTTCCAGAGCGCGCACCTGGTTTCAGCCTTCGTCATGTACGCCTGATCGCCCGGGATCGTGGTCACCACCTTGTAGTAATCCCACGGGTACTTCGACTCGGACGGCTTCTTCACCTCCATCAGGTACATGTCGTGCACCATGCGGCCGTCTGGACGGATCACGCCGTTCTTCGTGAACATGTCGTTGATCGGGGTTTTCTTCAGGTGGGCCATCACCTTGTCGGAATCGTCGGTGCCGAGCGTCTTGACGGCCTTCAGGTAGTTGGTCGCCGCGGAATAGTCGGCCGCCTGCAGCATCGACGGCTCCTTCTTCATCTTGGCGAAGTAGCGCTTGGACCAGGCGCGCGTGTCGGCATTCAGGTCCCAGTACCAGCCGTCCGTCAGGTACATGCCCTGCGTGGTGTTCAGGCCCAGCGAATGGATATCGTTGATGAAAATCAGCAAGCCGGCCATTTTCATCTTTTTCGAGATGCCGAACTCGTTGGCGGCCTTGATCGAGTTGATCGCATCGCCGCCGGCATTCGCCAGCCCCAGGATCTGCGCCTTCGACGCCTGCGCCTGTAGCAGGAACGACGAGAAGTCCGATGCCGACAGCGGGTGCTTCACCGAACCCAGCACGCGCCCGCCGCCGGCCTTGACGACGGCCGCGGTGTCCGTCTCGAGCGACTGGCCGAACGCATAGTCGGCCGTCATGAAGTACCAGTCCTTGCCGCCCTGCTTGACGATCGCGCCGCCGGTGCCGCGCGCCAGTGCCACGGTGTCATAGGCGTAATGCACGGTGTATGGCGTGCATTCCTCGTTCGTCAGGCGCGACGAGCCGGCGCCGATCGAGATGAAGATCTTCTTCTTTTCCGCCGCCACTTTCGCCATTGCCAGGTTGGCGCCGGAATTGGTGCCGCCGATCAGCAGGTCCACGCCCTGCTGGTCGAACCATTCGCGGGCCTTGGACGCGGCGATGTCCGCCTTGTTCTGGTGATCTGCGGAGATGAACTCGACTTTCTTGCCCGCGATGACGGTGCCGGCATCCGCGATCGCCATCTTGATCGCTTCGGCGCCGCCGGCGCCGTCGATATCCGTGTACAGGCCGGACATGTCGGTGATGAAACCGATCTTGATCGTGTCGCCCGACACCTGCGCGGATGCGGTACCGGACAGGCCGATGGCGCAGATCGCGGCAGCGCCGGCAATGACTTTGCGCGCCATGGTCGGCATGGTTGTCGCTTTAATTATTGATTTCATTGTCGTCTCCAATCAGTAGGTGTTATTGGGCCGCCTGAAGGCGGCATGGACTTCCCCTGCCTGTCATACGCCCAGCAGCTCGGTCAGCACCGGCATCTTGGCGTTCAGTTCGGATGCAGCAAAGGTCTCGACGATCTGGCCATGCTCCATCACGTAGAACCGGTCCGCCAGCGGCGCGGCGAACCGGAAATTCTGTTCCACCATCACGATCGTGTAGCCCCTGGCTTTCAGCGTGCGGATCATCCGGGCCAGGCCCTGCACGATGACGGGCGCCAACCCTTCGGAAATCTCGTCGAGCAGCAGCAGGCGCGCGCCGGTGCGCAGGATGCGGGCAACGGCCAGCATCTGCTGCTCGCCGCCGGAAAGCCGCGTGCCCTGGCTGTTGCGGCGCTCCTTCAGGTTCGGGAACATCTCGTAGATCTCGTCGACCGACATGCCCTTCGCCTCGGTCTTCAGCGCCGGCGGCAGCAGCAGGTTTTCTTCCGTGGACAGCGACGAGAAAATGCCCCGCTCTTCCGGGCAATAGCCAACGCCGAGGTGGGCGATCCGGTGGGTCGACAGGCCGATCGCTTCCTTGCCGTTGATGCGGATCGACCCCTTGCGGGCGCCCGTCAGGCCCATGATCGCGCGCAGCGTCGTGGTGCGGCCGGCGCCGTTGCGGCCCAGCAGGGTGACGACTTCGCCCTGCTTCACGGTGATGTTCACGTTGTGCAGGATGTGCGACTCGCCGTACCAGGCCTGCAGGTCGGCGATTTCCAGCGCCGATTGCGCCGGTTCGCTGGCGGGCAGGTGGACATTCGAGGTGGCCGGGGCATTCATCAGTGCGCTCCGACCAGTTCGGTTGCTTCGGTGCCCATGTAGGCCTCCATCACCTGGGGATTTTTCGAAACCTCGGCATACGTGCCTTCGGCCAGCATCGCGCCACGCTGCAGCACCGAGATCCGGTCGCAAATGCCGGAAACCACGCTCATGTTGTGTTCCACCATCAGGATCGTGCGGCCGCTCGACACCTTCTTGATCAGCTCCTGCACTCGATGCACATCCTCATGGCCCATGCCCTGCGTGGGTTCGTCGAGCAGCATCAGTTCGGGCTCCATCGCCAATGTGGTGGCGATTTCCAGCGCGCGCTTGCGGCCGTACGGCATGTCCGCCGTGATGGTGTCCGCGAAGTGCGCCAGGTCGACTTCGGCCAGCAGTGCCATCGCGCGGTCATTGAGCCGGTCCAGCGTGCGTTCGCTGCGCCAGAAGTGGAACGTGGTGCCGAGCTGGCGCTGCAGCCCGATACGCACGTTCTGCAGCACTGTGAGATGGGGAAAGACGGCGGAAATCTGGAACGAACGGATCACCCCCATGCGGGCGATACCGGCCGGCTTGGCGGACGTGATGTCCTTGCCGTTGAAGACAATCTGGCCGGAAGTGGGGACCAGGAACTTGGTCAGCAGGTTGAAGCAGGTGGTTTTGCCGGCCCCGTTGGGGCCGATCAGCGCATGGATATGGCCGCGCTGAACCTTCAGGTTCACATCATTGACAGCAGTGAAACCCTTGAACTCCTTGGTCAAATTCCTCGTTTCCAAGATGAAGTTTGACATCGCGTCTCCCTGAGGATTCTTTACATACTGCTAAAATTTTTTGTCGATCATACGCACAACAAATTTGCCAAACAATACCGTATAACTACCATGAACTTTTGCATAAACGCTACGCAACCAAAGTAGATTTGCGCTTTGCGCAACAACGCTAAATCCGGTCAATTGCAGCTTGCATGCCGTATCCGTACTTCTTCCTCTCCTATTTTTGTCATTTTTCGCCTGCCGTCAACGCACGAATTGTGCAGCACAGCAGTATTGCCGATGATATTGACGCCTTGCAAAACAAGCAGCGAATCATTCCCGGCGCATCTCGGCGACCAGCGTTTCGACCAGCCTGGCAGCCCCCATCCGGCGCGCCCGCCCTACCCCTGTTCCACACCATAAGGACATCAATTCCGTATCGCCGCGCTTGGCGGCTTCGAAGCGGATCGGGCCCGTCAACGCATTCTGCACCGGATACGGCGGCACCTCGTCCTCGAACTCTTCCATTTGTTGCATGAACCGGTTGACCAGGCCGCGCGCGTAGCGGCCGGAGAACGCCCGCGTCAGCCGGGTTGACGACGAACCGGCGATTTGCAACCGGTGCTTGTAGGCCGGGTGGATGCCCGATTCGTCGGTGACAAGGAACGCCGTCCCCATCTGGACAGCGGCGGCACCGAGGTCCAGGCGTTCGCGCACGTCCGCCCCCGTCATGATATTCCCGGCCGAAATAACGGGAATCGTGACCCCGGCAACGACCGCTTTTAACAGGGCCAGCGCATCGAGCGTGGCATCGCGCTGGTCGCCGATGAACGTTCCGCGGTGGCCGCCGGCTTCGATGCCGGAAGCAATCACCGCGTCCGCCCCCACCTCTTGCCAGGCGATCGCTTCGTCGACATGCGTGACCGTACCGATCACGGCAATGCCCGCGTCGTGCAACTGCCGTACCTGGCCGGCCGACAGGATGCCGAAAGTAAAGCTGGCCGCTGCCGGTTTCAATGCCAGCAACGTGGCGAATTGCGCGGAAAAATCTTCGCACCATTTGAACGGCAGCGCCAGCTCGGACCAGCCCAGCGACGACCACACGGGTTTCAACAGTTCCACGGCACGGGCAATGTCCGCGCGATCCGGGTTCGGCTGCTCCTGGATAAAGAAATTGAGCAGGAATGGACGGTCCGTCAGTTGCCGGATTTCAGCAACCTGGCTGCGAATGGCGTCGGGCGCCAGCAGCGAGCACGCCAGCGAACCCAGCGCGCCGGCATTCGAAACGGCCGCGACCAGTGCCGGCGTATTGGCGCCGCCGGCCATCGGCCCCTGGATGATCGGATGAAGAAACAGCGACGAAATCGGGAATTGCAGCGTCATGATGCCTCCTAGGGCCTGTGGATAAGCTTATGGATATCCACAGGTATCGTTTGTGCGTAAACGGTGCGGCTGTCAAGATCCCCATTTTTGTCCAAAAACCGTTCCTCGGCCATACAAGGTTTACGCGTGTGGTTGTGCAGTTCGTAAACCGTTGATTCTACTGCTCCGCCGCTACTTATCCACAGAAAGCGCAATCTGTTAACAATCACTATCAGTATGTATACCTGCTTTATTTGTAAACCGACGACGCTGTGCGCCGCCGGAATGGCTCGTCCAGGATACTGGAAACCGGATTTGCAGAATTCGACCGCGCCCTGCGAGACCGTTCAGTAACGATAAAAACGGAACACCAGCGAACCGCGCTGGATTACAGAACGCTTTTTTGATGATGAAAGGCCGGCGGACGCACTGGTGGCAGGGTGGCTGGCTGGCAAAACGGGGGGATTTCAGGGGGGCTGTGGATAAGCTCATGCATATCCACAGGGTTGGATGTGCGTAAACCGGTCAGTGATGGGTAACCGGTTTTTTTGTTCAGAACTCGTCCTGCTCCGATACAATGCTTGTCCAGCTGGTTTACAGGACCGTAAACAACTGATTTTGTGGATGTTAACAGCTTTATCCACAGCGACTGCGCGGTTTACTATCTACTACCAGCTTTATATTTATATTTATTCTTGTAAACCAACAGCGCGCAAAACATGGAAAACCCGCCTGCAATGCTTCCAAATCCCATGTCTGCAGGAAAAAAAATACGGTTTGGCATCATTTCCGCTCTCGCGGAAGAGCAGGAAGGCCTGATCCAGGCCATGCAGACGCCTGTTCATCACTCCCATGGCATGCGCGAATACACGTGCGGCACGCTGTGGGATGTCGACACGGTGGCCGTGCTGTCGCGTATCGGGAAGGTGGCAGCGGCAATGACGGCGGCAACGCTTGTGGAAAAGTTTGAAGTTACCCACATCCTTTTTACCGGCGTTGCCGGCAGTGCCGACTTCAATGTCCGGGTCGGCGACGTGGTGATTGCCGAAGCGCTGGTCCAGCACGACATGGATGCTTCCCCGCTGTTTCCCCGCTTCGAAGTGCCGCTGACGGGCCTGTCTCACTTGCCGAGCGACCTGGGCCTGAGTTCACGCCTTGCCGATGCTGCTGGAATCTTCCTGGAAGGCATGAGCGGCCCCACAGTGCACCGCGGCCTCATCGGCAGTGGCGACCAGTTCATCAACGACGGCGTGCGCCTGGCGGCCCTCAAGGACGCCTTGCCGGGCCTGCTGGCGGTGGAGATGGAAGGTGCCGCGGTGGCGCAGGTGTGTTTCGAGCTGGGAATCCCGTTCGCGGTGATCCGCACGATCTCGGACAACGCCAACGAAAGCGCCGCCGGCGACTTCATGCATTTCGTGAAAACCGTTGCTTCGCGCTACGCCTTCGGCATTCTGGAAAATTTCTGTCGCAACTGGACGATGGCACAGGAAGCTCCAGGCGGGGCTATGGCCGTTTTGACGGGTAAGAGCGGGGCTGGCACGAATTAAGCTATTAAACGCCGCCACGGTCCCTCACAAGGGTTCTCAATGGCATCCGGATCGGTATCCGGCCACGCAGGACGAAAAAATGGCGCCGAAGCGCCATTTTTGCTATTGCGGTGGGTGTGATGCGGTTCAGGCACCGAGCGTCATCAGGCTGGCATTGCCACCGGCCGCCGTCGTATTGACGCACAGCGCCCGCTCGGCGATCAGCCGCCACAACGGGATCGGGCTGTCCGGCGTGGTGTCGACGACGGCGACCAGTGCGCCGTCGCGCTCGGCCAGCGGTACCCGTACCTGGGCCGCCAGCGGCGACTCCACCAGCGCGATCTGGAAATTGTCCTTCAGCGCTTCCAGGCTGCCCACCACGTGCACCCGGTCCAGCAGCGCCGCCGGCAGGTCGGCAGGCACCAGCCCGGTCGAGTGCGCGACCACCACGGCGCGGTTGCCCGTTGCCAGGGCCGCTGCCAGCTGGTTCAGCAGCGCATCCTGCGAATCGGCGAAGCAGGCGATCGTACCGCGGGCTTCATAGCGCAGCGTGTTGCGCTCGCCTGTCGGGCCCGGCAGCACGGTTTCGGTGCCGAGCGGCGTCGAGCGGACATACTGCTCGGCCAGCGCCGCCAGCTTGTCCTTGCCTTTCGCCCGCGCCCACACGGCCAGCGCATCCACGCTGGGCGTCGATTGCCGCGCGTGCGTCTCGACCGGCGCGGCGGCCCGTTGCAGCCGCTTCAGGTACAGCGGACCGCCCGCCTTCGGCCCGGTGCCGGACTTGCCTTCGCCGCCGAACGGCTGCACACCGACGACGGCACCGACGATATTGCGATTCACGTAAATGTTGCCGACATGCGCGCGCGACGTGATGTAGTCGATCGTCTCGTCGATCCGCGAATGCACGCCCAGCGTCAGGCCGAAACCGCTGGCATTGATCTGGTCGATCACCTTCGGCAGCTCGGCGCGGCTGTAGCGGACCACGTGCATCACGGGACCGAACACTTCCTTCGTCAGTTCGGCCAGCGAACGGATCTCGAGCACCGTCGGCGGCACGAACGTGCCCGTGGCGTCGCCCGGCAGCCCCAGCGAGAAGTGCGCCACGCACGACTGCCTGGTTTTCTCGATATGCGCCATCAGGTTCTGCTGCGCCTCGGTATCGATGACGGGGCCGATATCGGTCACCAGCCGGTCCGGGTTGCCGATCCTCAGCTCGCTCATCGCGCCCTTCAGCATCTTCATCGTCTTGTTGGCGATGTCGTCCTGCAGGAACAGCACGCGCAGCGCCGAGCAGCGCTGGCCGGCACTGTCGAACGCCGACGCGATCGCATCCTGCACCACCTGCTCCGGCAGCGACGAGGAGTCCACGATCATCGCATTCTGTCCGCCCGTTTCGGCGATCAGGGGGATATCGCTCCCTTCCGCCACGGCGCGCCTGGCCAGCACGCGGTTGATCAGCTGCGCCACTTCCGTCGAGCCGGTGAAGATCACGCCTTTCACCCGCGCATCGCTGCACAGGCCTGCGCCGACGACTTCGCCGCGGCCGGGCAAAAATTGCAGGGCCGCGCGTGGAATACCGGCCTCATGCAACAGCTCGACGGCACGATGGGCAATCAGCGGCGTCTGCTCGGCCGGCTTGGCCAGCACCACGTTGCCGGCCGCCAGCGCGGCCGCCACCTGCCCGGTAAAGATCGCCAGCGGGAAGTTCCACGGGCTGATGCAGGCGACAGGCCCCAGCGCCTGCACGTTTTTTTCAAGCCGGACCTGCTGCGCGTAGTAACGCAGGAAGTCGACCGCCTCGCGCACCTCGGCAATCGCATTCGGCAGCGACTTGCCCGCCTCGCGGATCGCCAAAGCCATCAGTTCGAGCATATGGGCTTCGTACAGGTCGGCCGCGCGCATCAGCGCCGCGGCGCGCGCCGTCGGTTCCACCGATTGCCAGTCCGCCGCGGCGCCGCTGGCGCTGGCCAGCGCCAGCTCGACGTCGCCCGCGGCGGCTTCGGTCACGTGGCCGACGATATCGCCCTGTTGCGCCGGGTTCAACACCGCCTGGGGCGATTGCCCTGCCGCCGCCGGGTCGGTCGGCAGCGGCGCGGCCAGCAATGGCGCGGCCGTCCACGTGCGCGGCTGCGCCAGCGCCTGCGCGACTTCGCGCAGCACATCCTCGTTCGACAGGTCGAGGCCTGCCGAATTCCTGCGCTCGGCCCCGAACATGTCCGCCGGCAAGGCAATGGCCGGGTGCGGCGCGCCGCCCTGGCTGCGCGCGACATCGAGCGGGTTCTGGATCAGCGCATCGACCGGAATGCTTTCGTCGACGATCTGGCTGACGAACGACGAATTGGCGCCGTTTTCCAGCAGCCGGCGCACCAGGTAGGCCAGCAGCGTTTCATGCGTGCCCACCGGCGCGTAGATGCGGCAGGCCTTGTCCAGCTTGTCCTTGCCCACCACCTGGTCGTACAGCGTTTCGCCCATGCCGTGCAGGCACTGGAATTCGTAGTCGTCGATGCCGTCGCGCTTGGCCCACGTATAGATCGTCGACAGCGTCTGCGCGTTGTGCGTGGCGAACTGCGGGTAGATCACATCGGTGGCGGCCAGCAGCCGCTGCGCGCAGGCGAGATACGATACGTCGGTGTACACCTTGCGCGTGTACACCGGATAACCCGGCATGCCTTCCACCTGGGCGCGCTTGACTTCGGCATCCCAGTACGCGCCTTTCACCAGCCGCACCATGAACTTGCGGCCGCTGCGGCGCGCCAGGTCGGCCAGGAAATCGATGACGAGCGGGCAGCGTTTCTGGTAAGCCTGCACCACGAAGCCGATGCCTTCGAAACCGGCCAGCGCCGGGTCGAACGCCATCGCTTCCATCAGGTCCAGCGACAGTTCCAGGCGGTCGGCCTCTTCGGCATCGATGTTCAGGCCGATGTTGTATCCCTTGGCGAGAAGGACCAGCGCGCGCAGGCGCGGCAGCAGTTCCGTCATCACGCGGTCGCGCTGCGCCCGGCTGTAGCGCGGATGCAGCGCCGACAGCTTCACGGAAATACCCGGGCCGTTGCGGATGCCGCGGCCGTTCGACGCGCGGCCGATCGCGTGGATCGCCGTTTCGTAGCTGGCGTAGTAGTTCGCGGCGTCCGCCTCCGTCAGCGCGGCTTCGCCCAGCATGTCGTATGAATACCGGTAACCGCGCGCTTCGTTGTCGCGGCCGTTCCTGATCGCCTCGTCGATCGTCTGCCCCGTCACGAACTGGTTGCCCAGCATGCGCATCGCCAGGTCGACGCCCTTGCGGATCAGCGGTTCGCCGCCCTTGGCGATCAGTTTCGTGATCGCCGATCCCAGCTTCTCTTCGCTGGACGAACCGACCAGCTTGCCGGTAACGAGCAGGCCCCAGGTGGCCGCGTTGACGAACAGCGACGGCGATTCGCCCAGGTGGCGTTTCCAGTCGCCCTTGCTGATCTTGTCCGCGATCAGGCGGTCGGCGGTGGCCTGGTCCGGAATGCGCAACAACGCCTCGGCCAGGC
Above is a window of Pseudoduganella dura DNA encoding:
- a CDS encoding D-(-)-3-hydroxybutyrate oligomer hydrolase; the protein is MQMTTTKTAIALAVALLLGACGSDDDDEPEVLNQKPAYLGMIASASYDGTTDDLLTAGLGASGLAAAAPPAYNDAANPTARELRRNAIFANYRAVLDIAANSGYGTLYGPNVNAANVATNGSGMVAGTEYLAYTDDGSGRQNVTLMVQVPNGFDPVNPCIVTGTSSGSRGIYGAIGSAGEWGLKNNCAVAYADKGSGTGLYTFEDDSVNGQNGVRTSRTAAGKNATFAPDLTDAQRTAFATQYPGRVAFKHAHSQQNPEKDWGKVTLQAIEFAFYVLNEKYGVVAKDNTNRLVRFTPANTLTIASSISNGAGSALLAAEQDTTGLIDAVAATEPQIQPNKTTGYTVRQAGTNVTAQGKPLLDYSSYAALYQPCIAGGAGRCASLVQKGLLSGNDLASRQADARARLKAYGWTADAEPLQGAHALTNILVAVTYVNAYGKFSATDNVCGFSWGTADATGAPVPFTAAAKASSFATQNGILGTPIYENSAGGARLYNLGVSPSTGIEDQALDGFLCLRSLATGIDAVTGAALTGDLAAQSARVRAGMAEVQATGNLRGKPAVIVSGRADALIPVNHASRAYVGLNASVEGTSSKLRYIEVTNGNHFDSFSNALPTLIVPLHVYLFRALDAVYANLKNSATALPPSQIVHTVTRTSNTVPITVANVPPIAATPGASAITVSGTTVNVPD
- a CDS encoding branched-chain amino acid ABC transporter permease: MNKQIGYGLLLVAALAAPFVGYPVFLMKLLCFTLFASAFNLLLGFTGLLSFGHAAFFGTAGYVAGNALKNWGMPVELGILAGVVGAALVGFVIGGLAIRRSGIYFSMITLALAQMVYFFALRYTGFTGGEDGLQGVPRGTLLGVIDLSSDLTLYFVVLAFVVAAFALIVRTVHSPFGQVLRAIKENEPRAISLGYDVDKYKLMAFVLSAALAGLAGALKTVVLGFETLTDVHWTMSGLVILMTLVGGMGTLAGPLLGAVIIIALENKLGDFGTAMASGTGIEWFNTLGEAVSMVTGLIFVACVLLFRRGIIGEIVAALGRKRPA
- a CDS encoding branched-chain amino acid ABC transporter permease — translated: MEIFGVPLPAMMSQLLLGLVNGSFYAMLSLGLAIIFGLLNVINFSHGAMYMMGAFLAWMGMSYLGMSYWTMLIAAPIIVGIVGIVIEKTMLRWLYKLDHLYGLLLTFGITLVVEGIFRSFYGVSGQPFDTPELLQGATDLGFMILPNYRGWVVVASLVVCFATWFVIEKTRLGAYLRAGTENPKLVEAFGINVPLMVTLTYGFGVALAGFAGVLAAPIIQVSPLMGSNLIIVVFAVVVIGGMGSILGSIVTGLGLGVIEGLTRVYYAEFSSTVVFFVMVIVLLLRPAGLFGKEK
- a CDS encoding ABC transporter substrate-binding protein, whose translation is MARKVIAGAAAICAIGLSGTASAQVSGDTIKIGFITDMSGLYTDIDGAGGAEAIKMAIADAGTVIAGKKVEFISADHQNKADIAASKAREWFDQQGVDLLIGGTNSGANLAMAKVAAEKKKIFISIGAGSSRLTNEECTPYTVHYAYDTVALARGTGGAIVKQGGKDWYFMTADYAFGQSLETDTAAVVKAGGGRVLGSVKHPLSASDFSSFLLQAQASKAQILGLANAGGDAINSIKAANEFGISKKMKMAGLLIFINDIHSLGLNTTQGMYLTDGWYWDLNADTRAWSKRYFAKMKKEPSMLQAADYSAATNYLKAVKTLGTDDSDKVMAHLKKTPINDMFTKNGVIRPDGRMVHDMYLMEVKKPSESKYPWDYYKVVTTIPGDQAYMTKAETRCALWK
- a CDS encoding ABC transporter ATP-binding protein; this encodes MNAPATSNVHLPASEPAQSALEIADLQAWYGESHILHNVNITVKQGEVVTLLGRNGAGRTTTLRAIMGLTGARKGSIRINGKEAIGLSTHRIAHLGVGYCPEERGIFSSLSTEENLLLPPALKTEAKGMSVDEIYEMFPNLKERRNSQGTRLSGGEQQMLAVARILRTGARLLLLDEISEGLAPVIVQGLARMIRTLKARGYTIVMVEQNFRFAAPLADRFYVMEHGQIVETFAASELNAKMPVLTELLGV
- a CDS encoding ABC transporter ATP-binding protein, giving the protein MSNFILETRNLTKEFKGFTAVNDVNLKVQRGHIHALIGPNGAGKTTCFNLLTKFLVPTSGQIVFNGKDITSAKPAGIARMGVIRSFQISAVFPHLTVLQNVRIGLQRQLGTTFHFWRSERTLDRLNDRAMALLAEVDLAHFADTITADMPYGRKRALEIATTLAMEPELMLLDEPTQGMGHEDVHRVQELIKKVSSGRTILMVEHNMSVVSGICDRISVLQRGAMLAEGTYAEVSKNPQVMEAYMGTEATELVGAH